From the genome of Scytonema hofmannii PCC 7110, one region includes:
- a CDS encoding phage tail protein, with product MEAKEFQFLVLNTKADWQKYKPDNLQIYDEGVRLKTGYQFVFEQQILSQQSFSNLETVDLAVDDFGQLYLLDTKQQRIWLFDAVQNYLQPVASLEALLDLPTNIAFSDSTIYVADESQVAGNTIQSRIYAFSRFNWQIRWVVSLPEGVKVIDLAADTKDGTLYALLDRGGQAVAKYAPSGQRIETTRFARGNIVKPTAIALAKNGTVYVLDSVKNYEKVVRFDANYTSTWINFRSLREQVLVPEEIEPSGLAVDSQGNVYVGDKRSLPQGEEEDRFIFRCPPSGGTVEPVFAYRGAVSKMTYNRTDRLFIFNSEKKAVNILRRKQQFLRQKQQELPSGSFETVFDSTIPGQQWHKLILEREIPHNTQIKVYYSITDNQWHSGDYFEPLINPEDALIRGDKEIPRPQGRYLHLKVELIGTEYETPLLKSIRVDFPRLSYLRYLPAIYQEDENSRDFLERFLSLFETFLGNLEGQIDYIFRYFDADVVSEEFLPWLSTWLAIAIDDNWTKEQLRNLIKKAPQLYKLRGTREGIAATVELLTGDRPLIYEYFQLENNSTNNETSEILQNLKKNYFNDNEPFRFWVLLNPFQIDNKLELQTIQRLIDADKPAHTEASIKVLQPWIALDNESYLGFNSCIFEPSLTLDIGFAISHENILNDTEEFGQIERRSRLGLDTKLS from the coding sequence ATGGAAGCAAAAGAATTTCAATTTTTGGTGCTGAATACAAAAGCCGATTGGCAAAAATACAAACCGGATAATTTGCAAATTTACGACGAGGGGGTGCGACTAAAAACTGGTTATCAATTTGTATTTGAACAACAGATTCTCAGCCAGCAATCTTTCAGCAATTTGGAAACTGTTGATTTGGCAGTTGATGACTTTGGACAACTATATTTGCTAGATACAAAACAGCAGCGTATTTGGCTTTTTGATGCAGTACAAAATTACTTACAGCCCGTCGCATCTTTAGAAGCTTTATTAGATTTGCCTACGAATATTGCCTTTAGTGATTCCACAATTTACGTAGCAGATGAATCTCAGGTTGCAGGGAACACAATTCAATCTCGCATTTATGCCTTTTCCCGGTTTAACTGGCAGATTAGATGGGTAGTATCGCTTCCAGAAGGTGTGAAGGTTATCGATTTAGCAGCTGATACGAAAGATGGGACATTGTATGCTCTTTTGGATCGTGGTGGACAGGCTGTTGCTAAATATGCTCCCTCAGGACAACGCATAGAAACAACAAGATTTGCCAGAGGTAACATTGTTAAACCAACTGCGATCGCTCTTGCTAAAAATGGCACTGTCTATGTCCTTGATAGTGTAAAAAATTATGAAAAAGTGGTAAGATTTGATGCAAACTATACGAGTACCTGGATTAATTTTCGCAGCCTGCGCGAGCAGGTGTTGGTTCCAGAAGAAATTGAACCTTCAGGACTAGCTGTTGACAGCCAGGGAAATGTATACGTAGGCGATAAGCGATCGCTTCCTCAAGGTGAAGAAGAAGACAGATTCATTTTTCGCTGTCCCCCATCGGGAGGAACTGTAGAACCCGTTTTTGCTTACCGGGGCGCTGTCAGCAAAATGACTTACAACCGTACTGACAGACTTTTTATTTTCAATTCTGAAAAAAAAGCAGTCAACATTTTGCGGCGCAAGCAGCAATTTCTACGACAGAAGCAGCAAGAATTACCTTCGGGTTCCTTTGAAACAGTTTTTGATAGTACTATCCCCGGTCAACAATGGCACAAGCTGATTTTAGAACGGGAGATTCCACATAACACACAAATTAAAGTTTATTACTCAATTACAGACAATCAGTGGCACTCAGGAGACTATTTTGAACCTTTGATTAATCCTGAAGATGCCTTAATTCGAGGCGATAAAGAGATTCCCAGACCTCAAGGGCGATATCTACATTTAAAAGTAGAACTCATTGGTACTGAATATGAAACACCGCTTTTAAAAAGTATTCGAGTCGATTTTCCGCGACTGTCCTATCTACGCTACTTACCAGCGATTTATCAAGAGGACGAAAACAGCCGCGATTTTCTTGAACGTTTTCTCTCGCTCTTTGAAACTTTCTTAGGAAATTTAGAAGGACAGATAGACTACATTTTTCGCTACTTTGACGCGGACGTTGTGAGTGAGGAATTTTTACCTTGGCTATCTACGTGGCTTGCGATCGCTATTGATGACAATTGGACAAAAGAGCAATTACGCAACTTGATTAAAAAAGCACCACAACTTTATAAGCTGCGGGGGACAAGAGAAGGAATTGCAGCGACGGTTGAGTTACTCACGGGCGATCGTCCCTTGATTTATGAATATTTTCAACTTGAAAACAATAGCACAAATAATGAAACATCTGAAATTCTACAGAATCTAAAAAAAAATTACTTTAACGACAACGAACCCTTTCGTTTTTGGGTTTTACTCAATCCTTTTCAAATTGATAACAAACTAGAATTACAAACCATTCAGCGTCTCATTGATGCGGATAAACCTGCTCATACAGAAGCTTCTATAAAAGTATTACAACCTTGGATAGCTTTAGATAACGAGTCTTACTTGGGATTCAATAGCTGTATCTTTGAACCTTCTTTAACCTTGGATATAGGATTTGCTATTTCACATGAAAATATTTTAAATGATACTGAAGAATTTGGACAAATAGAAAGGCGATCGAGATTAGGTTTAGACACCAAACTAAGCTAA
- a CDS encoding putative baseplate assembly protein → MTLPSPRLDDKTFAQLMEDARKLIPRYAPEWTDHNTHDPGITFLELFAWLTELQRYYLDQVRDESFLKFLKLVGIQPKDIASATTDVKFSFIDRQELAPILVPQGTKLTTNEQVIFETNASLLVVPDSLQKAISSSKSGRKDNKEAIDRQGLSFFAFGENAEAGSCLYLGFKLYIFDWNNFPSIGWNTHSERLKQFLDLYLGFSWVRNIDNDAIYKNDDGKQIIINNGEQRLTLELDELNNKVKLTFNEDTTDEIYLIVVNEDNRRRIYGQPFPIDKSIALTFNLFEGYAVKQGKYGEELVKVIPSATLAWEYWGSDRLWKKLDVNRDETLNLSQSGRLWFTAPQDLSVRNIFPFTEQLFWLRAIVKEAGYELPPKINNILLNTISVTEKHTLSEVTIHSSYHQRIQSFTASYLALIGENIIQVKQFPLTLTLLFFNSRLELLQPIFWLGVVLSYEYEMQYGYWKDWQNYRLEKNSVTGTITVTFRRKIPPKGKNNIRLISYLEEFDEQRFIGKSNGLPGQSFSLKQFVVVSESFKIQVKEQIQKDYLWREWTQVKDFDASSPEDPHYVLDAEKGEIYFGDSINGDIPQVLDYDDEYSICVVSCQTSDGEKGNVEAKKINQILNPVSTSVNTEFIYSTKLTVENQETASGGAPLETLEKAKLRARKNLKQINQAVTSEDFELLALSTPGLRIARVKAIAPPATEAKNLIKVVVVPYSETLIPAKPSLGFLQNVYQHLEPHRLITTKLEVLPPSYVEIKVKALLRIRSGFDPNEVCQQVNQSLIERFLHPLHGGFNGKGWQFGRTVYKSEIYKAIADFTRGVDCVKSLELSFQNVDKDTEANLDRHGNIHISTYSLIYSKKHEIYYEKQ, encoded by the coding sequence ATGACACTACCTTCACCCCGATTAGATGACAAAACTTTTGCCCAGCTGATGGAGGATGCACGGAAATTAATTCCTCGTTATGCACCTGAATGGACGGATCATAATACTCATGACCCCGGTATTACTTTTCTCGAATTGTTTGCTTGGCTGACCGAACTCCAGCGTTACTATCTAGACCAGGTTAGGGATGAGAGTTTTCTTAAATTCCTGAAACTTGTTGGCATTCAACCCAAAGATATTGCCTCAGCTACAACTGATGTGAAATTTTCCTTTATCGATCGCCAGGAACTTGCACCGATTTTGGTTCCTCAAGGGACAAAGCTAACTACTAACGAACAGGTCATATTTGAGACTAATGCTTCCTTACTAGTAGTTCCAGATAGTCTACAAAAGGCGATTAGTTCTTCTAAATCAGGGCGGAAGGACAATAAGGAAGCAATTGATCGGCAAGGGCTTTCGTTTTTTGCTTTTGGTGAAAATGCTGAAGCTGGTAGTTGTCTTTATCTTGGTTTCAAATTATATATATTCGACTGGAATAATTTTCCTAGTATAGGGTGGAACACACATAGCGAAAGACTCAAGCAGTTTTTAGACCTGTATCTTGGATTTAGTTGGGTTAGAAATATAGATAATGACGCTATTTATAAAAATGATGATGGAAAACAAATTATTATTAATAATGGCGAGCAACGGCTCACTTTAGAACTTGATGAACTTAACAATAAGGTGAAGCTCACCTTTAATGAAGATACTACAGATGAAATTTATTTGATTGTCGTTAATGAAGATAATCGCAGGCGTATATATGGTCAACCTTTTCCTATAGATAAATCCATTGCCCTAACTTTTAACCTCTTTGAAGGTTATGCTGTTAAGCAAGGTAAATATGGAGAAGAACTCGTAAAAGTTATTCCCTCAGCTACTCTTGCTTGGGAATATTGGGGTAGCGATCGCCTCTGGAAAAAACTTGATGTAAATCGTGATGAAACTCTGAATTTATCCCAGAGTGGTCGGCTGTGGTTTACAGCACCACAAGATTTGTCTGTGCGTAATATTTTCCCTTTTACAGAACAACTTTTCTGGTTGCGAGCAATTGTTAAGGAAGCTGGGTATGAACTACCACCCAAGATAAATAACATCTTATTAAATACTATTTCAGTTACTGAAAAACACACATTGAGCGAAGTAACAATTCACTCTAGCTATCATCAACGCATTCAATCATTTACAGCTTCCTATCTGGCGCTAATAGGTGAGAACATCATTCAAGTCAAACAATTTCCTTTAACGCTGACGTTATTATTTTTTAACTCACGCTTAGAACTTTTACAGCCAATTTTCTGGTTAGGCGTTGTCTTATCTTATGAATATGAGATGCAATATGGATACTGGAAAGATTGGCAAAATTATCGGTTAGAGAAAAATTCTGTCACAGGAACAATAACAGTGACTTTTCGGCGGAAAATTCCACCGAAAGGGAAGAACAATATCAGACTCATATCTTATTTAGAAGAATTCGATGAACAACGCTTTATTGGTAAAAGCAATGGATTGCCTGGTCAAAGTTTCTCACTCAAACAATTTGTAGTCGTTTCAGAAAGTTTTAAAATTCAAGTTAAAGAGCAAATTCAGAAAGATTACCTTTGGAGGGAGTGGACTCAAGTTAAGGATTTTGATGCTTCTAGTCCAGAAGATCCACATTATGTATTAGATGCTGAAAAGGGTGAAATTTATTTTGGTGATAGTATTAATGGCGATATTCCTCAGGTTTTAGATTATGATGATGAGTATAGTATCTGTGTAGTTTCTTGCCAAACAAGTGATGGAGAAAAAGGTAATGTTGAAGCTAAAAAAATTAATCAAATTTTGAATCCTGTTTCTACTTCAGTAAACACAGAATTTATATATTCTACAAAATTAACAGTAGAAAACCAAGAAACTGCCTCTGGGGGTGCGCCGTTAGAAACACTAGAAAAAGCAAAGCTACGTGCTAGAAAAAACTTGAAGCAAATAAATCAAGCTGTGACTTCTGAAGATTTCGAGTTATTAGCTCTTTCAACTCCTGGACTTCGCATAGCTAGAGTTAAAGCGATCGCCCCACCAGCGACGGAAGCCAAAAATTTGATAAAAGTAGTTGTTGTACCTTATAGCGAGACTCTGATACCCGCAAAACCAAGTTTAGGCTTTTTGCAAAATGTTTACCAGCATTTAGAACCACACAGGTTAATTACTACCAAATTGGAAGTTCTTCCTCCAAGTTATGTTGAAATTAAAGTGAAGGCTTTATTGCGAATTCGTTCGGGATTTGACCCAAATGAAGTTTGTCAACAAGTCAATCAATCTCTGATTGAGCGATTTTTACATCCCTTGCATGGAGGATTTAATGGCAAAGGTTGGCAGTTTGGACGCACAGTCTATAAATCAGAAATTTATAAAGCTATTGCAGATTTTACGAGGGGTGTAGATTGTGTAAAAAGTTTAGAGTTGTCTTTTCAAAATGTAGATAAAGATACGGAGGCAAATTTAGATCGACATGGTAATATCCACATTTCTACATACAGTTTAATTTATTCAAAAAAACACGAAATTTATTATGAAAAACAATAA
- a CDS encoding baseplate J/gp47 family protein, translated as MPASPKIDNRNFETILQEIRKLIPFYTPEWIVSDDKDSGSALLKIFAHMFTGTLHQFNLVPEKNFIAFLDMLGVKLLPAAQSRAPVTFKLSDGVRTTVLIPAKTQMTAQSRGGGDPIVFETERNIVATPAKLVDLYSVNNKEDDIFLAPPDFLAVEKRTPFSARLVRDAQQKDTNLFLDRTTELKVGDILKIGETHTLSSFEYAEVGEVFDKKVTIKNKLSAKYYTDTLVEKVLIFELFTGSNKQEHILYLGHQEIFNITASVRITLEITGSQIELLDSNSNLVQWEYWGGQENKPLEWYEFDSCTFESGNLILDKKNNDEIQEIEINGIKSRWIRCITVNELPERNLPTIKDIKVISTPLTEGETTTGVSPDPAAPAVTLDHCLIFNNLQYEDKTEESKTSIDFQPFQPLSDDEHQALYLGFDAPPLKGLISIFFSLEIQAYIQVNMPRINWEYYRRQNGKGEWARLDVGDGTNNLTQSGIVEFLGVQDFAQILHFGKSLYWIRAIDINDKFQSLEKVTAKDTQLKGFAPTPKIKGIYLNTTWASQTQSINNEILGSSDGKAEQTFKLFKSPVIAEEIWVNELSTLSADERRELLGKPFVNEVKDNEGNTIGFWIKWQPQEELLESTAVDRHYEIDRTFGEIKFGNGTEGAIPPIGSNNIIANYQFGGGERGNVDSFEINSLTSSIAYINSVTNPEAAEGGSDTELLEKALERGSQILKHRNRAVTKEDFERLISQAYRSIARVKCLPNFNDEKKSQVGWVTVIVIPRSSKVQPQPSLQLRQTVEKYLRNHAANVVTSPKHLHVCGPIYLEISIQATLFVGEFDAVPFVEQMAMQKLNAFLHPLTGGDFGRGWEFERLPCLSDFYTLLGSIPDLDRVDSLSMTVRDTDTNRVWQVMPDRPVPNNRISYAFALVCNGKHQIDVKANIN; from the coding sequence ATGCCAGCATCACCAAAAATTGACAATAGAAATTTTGAAACGATTCTCCAAGAAATTCGGAAGTTAATACCTTTTTACACTCCAGAATGGATAGTCTCTGATGATAAAGATTCGGGTTCGGCGCTACTTAAAATTTTTGCTCATATGTTTACAGGTACACTTCACCAATTCAACTTAGTACCTGAGAAAAATTTCATTGCTTTCCTGGATATGCTTGGTGTCAAACTATTACCAGCTGCACAGTCTCGCGCACCTGTAACCTTTAAGCTGAGTGATGGTGTGAGAACAACAGTCTTAATTCCGGCTAAGACTCAAATGACTGCTCAATCAAGAGGAGGAGGTGACCCCATCGTTTTTGAGACTGAAAGGAATATTGTAGCTACTCCAGCTAAGCTAGTTGATCTCTATAGTGTCAATAACAAAGAGGATGATATTTTCCTCGCACCTCCAGATTTTTTAGCAGTCGAGAAACGAACTCCTTTCTCTGCTAGGTTAGTCCGGGATGCACAGCAGAAAGATACAAACTTATTTTTAGATCGGACAACAGAGTTAAAGGTAGGAGATATACTCAAAATTGGAGAAACTCATACATTATCGAGTTTTGAGTATGCAGAAGTAGGTGAAGTTTTCGATAAAAAAGTTACTATTAAAAACAAACTTAGTGCTAAGTATTATACAGATACTTTAGTAGAAAAAGTTTTAATTTTTGAACTATTTACAGGCAGTAATAAACAGGAACATATCTTATATTTAGGACATCAAGAGATATTTAATATTACAGCTAGTGTTCGGATAACACTAGAAATAACAGGTTCGCAAATAGAACTTTTAGATTCTAATTCTAATTTAGTTCAATGGGAATACTGGGGAGGTCAAGAAAATAAACCCTTAGAGTGGTATGAATTTGATAGTTGTACCTTTGAATCTGGCAATCTCATTTTAGATAAAAAAAATAATGATGAAATTCAGGAGATAGAAATTAATGGTATTAAAAGCCGCTGGATTCGTTGTATTACTGTTAATGAATTACCAGAAAGAAATTTACCAACAATCAAAGATATTAAAGTAATATCTACACCCTTGACAGAAGGTGAAACAACCACAGGAGTATCTCCCGATCCAGCGGCTCCCGCAGTTACTTTAGACCATTGTCTCATTTTTAATAATTTACAATATGAGGATAAAACTGAAGAAAGTAAAACTAGTATAGATTTCCAGCCCTTCCAGCCTCTAAGTGATGATGAGCATCAAGCTCTTTATTTAGGCTTCGATGCGCCTCCTCTAAAAGGTCTAATTAGTATTTTCTTTTCGCTAGAAATACAGGCTTATATTCAGGTAAATATGCCCCGCATAAATTGGGAATATTACAGACGACAAAACGGTAAGGGTGAGTGGGCTAGGCTAGATGTTGGAGATGGAACCAACAACCTGACTCAAAGTGGAATAGTTGAGTTTTTAGGAGTGCAAGATTTTGCTCAGATTCTACACTTTGGTAAATCACTTTATTGGATTCGAGCTATCGATATCAACGATAAATTCCAATCACTGGAGAAAGTAACTGCTAAAGATACCCAGTTAAAGGGCTTTGCTCCTACTCCTAAAATCAAAGGAATTTATTTAAATACAACATGGGCTTCTCAAACGCAGAGTATTAACAATGAAATTCTTGGTTCTAGCGATGGCAAAGCCGAACAAACTTTCAAGTTATTTAAATCTCCTGTCATTGCAGAAGAAATTTGGGTAAATGAGTTGAGTACTTTGTCTGCGGATGAACGAAGAGAACTGTTGGGTAAGCCTTTTGTTAACGAAGTTAAGGATAATGAAGGCAATACCATAGGGTTTTGGATTAAATGGCAGCCACAGGAAGAGCTGTTGGAATCCACTGCTGTCGATCGACATTATGAAATTGACCGGACTTTTGGGGAGATTAAGTTTGGCAACGGTACAGAAGGAGCAATCCCACCGATAGGATCTAATAATATTATAGCTAATTATCAATTTGGTGGTGGAGAACGAGGTAATGTTGACAGCTTTGAAATCAATAGCCTAACAAGTTCTATTGCTTATATAAATAGCGTTACTAACCCAGAAGCTGCTGAAGGTGGTTCGGATACCGAATTATTAGAAAAGGCTCTAGAGCGTGGTTCACAAATTTTGAAACATCGCAACCGCGCCGTCACAAAAGAAGATTTTGAACGCTTGATAAGTCAAGCTTATCGCAGCATTGCACGAGTCAAATGCTTGCCTAATTTTAATGATGAAAAAAAGAGTCAAGTCGGTTGGGTGACGGTGATTGTTATCCCTAGGAGCAGCAAAGTACAACCGCAACCATCATTACAGCTAAGACAAACAGTGGAGAAATACTTACGGAACCACGCTGCAAATGTTGTTACTTCACCCAAACATCTTCATGTTTGTGGTCCGATTTACCTTGAGATTAGCATTCAAGCAACGCTGTTTGTTGGTGAATTTGATGCAGTACCTTTTGTAGAGCAGATGGCAATGCAAAAGCTCAATGCGTTTCTGCATCCGTTAACTGGCGGTGACTTTGGTCGAGGTTGGGAATTTGAACGTCTACCTTGCTTGTCTGATTTTTATACTTTGTTGGGTTCCATCCCTGACTTAGATCGTGTTGATTCTTTATCTATGACTGTTAGAGATACAGACACTAACCGTGTTTGGCAAGTGATGCCCGATCGTCCTGTCCCTAACAACAGGATTTCCTACGCATTTGCATTAGTTTGTAACGGCAAACATCAAATTGATGTCAAAGCCAACATCAATTAA
- a CDS encoding GPW/gp25 family protein — protein MAKEFLGIGWKFPVNVDTPTGKILMSEYDQDIQEAIWIILATAKGERIMQPDFGCGIHNFVFATLSMATLGLIELSVREGLTRWEPRIDLNQVKVSLDKKETGKIWIDINYHVRKTNTEFNLVYPFYLQGG, from the coding sequence GTGGCGAAAGAGTTTTTAGGCATAGGTTGGAAATTTCCGGTTAATGTAGATACCCCAACTGGAAAAATATTAATGTCTGAGTATGACCAAGACATTCAAGAAGCAATTTGGATAATTCTGGCTACAGCAAAAGGCGAAAGAATTATGCAACCCGATTTTGGTTGTGGTATCCACAATTTTGTGTTTGCAACTTTAAGTATGGCAACTCTAGGACTCATAGAATTAAGTGTAAGAGAAGGCTTAACCCGTTGGGAACCTAGAATCGATCTGAATCAGGTTAAGGTTTCATTGGATAAAAAAGAAACTGGGAAAATCTGGATTGACATTAATTATCATGTTCGCAAAACAAATACTGAATTTAATTTAGTTTATCCATTTTATCTCCAAGGAGGATGA
- a CDS encoding phage late control D family protein yields MDIVELEKKYGNFYAPVFQIKVNGKDIMTLGEDNTKESLEISSVTIDNTLDGADTFSFTVNNAFDLARRELLTFVDEILVFDAPVEIRFGYGSLLKTLMIGILVTVKISFPSGGAPQVEVGGFDVSHRMMKQMKPRNWNDKKDSEVVKVIAEEYKLQINNTDNDDPFPNQASVEETGVIHPQIVKQEKENDFEFLKRLAERNYYEFFVFRNTLYFRKPARESDPVVILEWNKSLVSFSPEFDIAERVFEVKVMGQNTEKKINIEATAKIDNDEIKKMFQRKTEAEQQGRTVTNQLVSEQVKQPVTSKEHAEHMARAILLKKHENILKGSGESIGIPDILAGTNINLLGLGSKFSQKYYLQKTNHSISNSGYKTTFDVNRVPDEKQIDVKSETTNLS; encoded by the coding sequence ATGGATATTGTTGAATTAGAAAAAAAATACGGAAATTTCTATGCTCCTGTCTTTCAGATTAAAGTTAATGGCAAAGATATTATGACACTTGGGGAAGATAATACCAAGGAAAGTTTAGAAATTTCTAGCGTTACCATTGACAATACATTAGATGGTGCAGATACTTTTTCATTTACCGTTAATAATGCTTTCGATCTTGCAAGGCGAGAACTGCTAACGTTTGTCGATGAAATACTAGTTTTTGACGCACCAGTTGAGATAAGGTTCGGATATGGCAGCCTACTCAAAACTCTGATGATTGGTATATTAGTAACAGTTAAAATATCTTTTCCTTCTGGCGGTGCTCCTCAGGTAGAAGTAGGTGGTTTCGATGTCTCCCATCGGATGATGAAACAAATGAAACCGCGCAATTGGAATGATAAAAAAGATAGTGAAGTCGTAAAGGTGATTGCTGAGGAATACAAACTACAAATTAACAACACTGATAATGATGACCCATTTCCTAACCAAGCAAGTGTAGAAGAGACTGGAGTAATACATCCACAAATTGTTAAGCAAGAAAAAGAGAATGACTTTGAATTTTTAAAGCGATTAGCTGAAAGGAATTATTACGAATTCTTTGTGTTTAGAAATACGCTTTATTTTCGAAAACCGGCTCGTGAATCAGATCCAGTTGTCATTTTGGAATGGAATAAAAGCCTAGTCAGTTTTTCTCCTGAATTTGATATTGCTGAGCGAGTTTTTGAAGTAAAGGTTATGGGGCAAAATACCGAAAAAAAAATAAATATTGAGGCTACTGCAAAAATAGATAATGATGAAATAAAAAAGATGTTTCAGAGAAAAACTGAGGCAGAACAACAAGGAAGAACTGTAACAAATCAACTTGTTTCCGAACAGGTAAAACAACCTGTAACATCTAAAGAACACGCTGAGCATATGGCAAGAGCTATTTTGCTTAAGAAGCACGAAAATATACTCAAAGGTAGTGGAGAATCAATCGGTATCCCTGACATATTAGCAGGTACAAACATTAATCTTCTAGGGTTAGGTAGTAAATTTAGTCAGAAATATTACCTTCAAAAAACAAATCATAGTATTAGTAATTCAGGTTACAAAACGACCTTTGATGTTAATAGAGTACCTGATGAAAAACAAATCGACGTTAAATCAGAAACTACAAATTTATCATGA
- a CDS encoding CIS tube protein has product MALEKAFIKILTGSRKDEIINVSFNPTEYSLEVSNQFQRTAIPGTSTPVTQFVSGNTETLTMDLFFDSYETKENVRTYTDKITKLLDIDPALHAPPICEFHWSPALQFKATVEQVTHKFTLFLESGIPVRATLSVTFKEYRTLSEQIIDVKKESRDRTKRITVKQSDRLWHIADQEYEEPGLWRPIATANKISNPRILAVGTELVVPVLK; this is encoded by the coding sequence ATGGCTTTAGAAAAAGCTTTTATTAAAATATTAACCGGAAGTAGGAAAGACGAAATTATTAATGTTTCGTTTAATCCTACAGAGTATTCTCTTGAAGTGAGTAATCAATTTCAACGTACAGCAATACCAGGAACATCAACACCCGTTACTCAATTCGTTAGTGGTAATACTGAAACTCTAACAATGGATTTATTTTTTGATTCCTATGAAACAAAAGAAAATGTTAGAACATACACTGATAAAATCACAAAATTGCTAGATATAGATCCCGCTCTTCATGCTCCACCAATTTGTGAGTTTCATTGGAGTCCAGCCCTACAGTTTAAAGCAACTGTAGAACAAGTAACACATAAATTTACGCTATTTTTAGAGTCGGGAATTCCAGTCAGAGCAACTCTCAGTGTTACTTTCAAAGAATATAGAACCTTGAGCGAACAGATAATAGATGTGAAAAAAGAATCTAGAGATCGCACAAAACGAATAACTGTAAAACAAAGCGATCGTCTCTGGCATATTGCCGATCAAGAATACGAAGAACCGGGTTTATGGCGTCCCATTGCTACAGCTAACAAAATTAGCAATCCGAGAATTCTAGCTGTTGGTACAGAGCTTGTTGTTCCAGTTTTAAAATAA
- a CDS encoding phage tail protein has protein sequence MSPYAAFNFLVEIHSVVTMRGLVVGGFSEVSGLQAETEVEDYREGGVNHFVHRLPKVTKFPNLVLKRGITDSFELWVWHQRVIAGQIERHNGSVILLDNTYTAKWRWNFFDAYPVKWVGPDLKADGNAVAIETLELAHNGLWKP, from the coding sequence ATGAGTCCCTATGCAGCTTTCAACTTTTTAGTTGAAATCCACAGTGTAGTCACAATGCGCGGTCTAGTTGTTGGAGGCTTTTCTGAAGTTTCCGGTTTGCAAGCAGAAACAGAAGTAGAAGACTATCGTGAAGGAGGCGTGAATCATTTTGTACATCGGCTGCCAAAGGTGACAAAATTTCCCAATCTTGTCCTCAAACGGGGTATTACTGACTCATTTGAGCTTTGGGTATGGCATCAAAGGGTCATTGCTGGGCAAATTGAGCGACACAACGGTTCTGTCATTCTCTTAGACAATACCTACACTGCAAAGTGGCGTTGGAATTTCTTTGATGCCTATCCAGTTAAGTGGGTTGGTCCTGATTTGAAAGCAGATGGTAATGCTGTTGCCATAGAGACATTAGAGCTTGCTCACAATGGTTTATGGAAACCTTAA
- a CDS encoding DUF6760 family protein, protein MYEEVAFIAYHFPWSYNDIMQMEHRDRQRWCEEISKINRKLNNNGNDQ, encoded by the coding sequence GTGTATGAAGAGGTAGCTTTCATTGCATATCATTTTCCCTGGTCTTATAACGACATTATGCAAATGGAACATCGCGATCGCCAAAGGTGGTGTGAGGAAATATCCAAGATCAATCGCAAGTTGAATAACAATGGAAACGACCAATAA
- a CDS encoding phage tail protein, translated as MAERNNPPRRDPYNGYNFIVEIQGVTSAGFRECSGLDSAQDPIEYREGNEPFLTVRKLPGLVKYSNVSLKWGITDDHALWNWRTRAVEGNLQRIEVSIFLVDDLGVRKKHWILRNAWPTKWTGASFNATANEVAIETLELAHEGVRLESRLESVAR; from the coding sequence ATGGCAGAGCGCAATAATCCACCACGTAGAGATCCCTATAATGGTTATAACTTCATAGTAGAAATCCAAGGGGTCACAAGTGCGGGTTTTAGAGAGTGTTCCGGATTAGATTCTGCCCAAGACCCAATTGAATATCGTGAAGGTAACGAACCATTCTTAACAGTTCGCAAGTTACCCGGTTTGGTGAAATATTCTAATGTCTCCCTTAAATGGGGCATAACTGACGATCATGCTCTTTGGAACTGGCGAACCAGAGCTGTAGAGGGCAACTTACAGCGCATAGAAGTCTCAATTTTTCTTGTAGACGATCTGGGTGTTCGCAAAAAACATTGGATTTTAAGGAATGCTTGGCCTACCAAATGGACAGGCGCTAGCTTTAACGCTACAGCCAACGAAGTCGCGATCGAAACTTTAGAATTAGCTCATGAAGGGGTTCGTTTAGAATCTCGTTTAGAATCTGTTGCCCGTTAA